Below is a genomic region from Patescibacteria group bacterium.
ATGGTATATATTTATCTGAAATGATTTTAGAAAAGATTGGACATTAAGTAAAGTGACACACAAAATCGTACGATATATCGTACGATTTTTGTAAGTAGCAAATTGTATTCTAACTAGCTAGAAGCTAGAAAGCTAACAAGCTAGATAATTCCCGCTTTTTTGAGCGTCACATACGCTCCTTTTTTATTGATTGTCTTAATTGCTTTTGTGGAGAGTGTGAGTGTAATACTTTTTTTGAGTTCGGGAATATAAATTTTCTTTTTTTGGAGATTGGGATGACGTCTGACTTTGGGGGTGGGGTTAAATTGGGTAGCACGAGTACGGTTGCTATAACCACCTGCAACCTTTGAACCCTTTCCTGTAACTGGACACGTCTTTGCCATATTTTTCAATTTTATAAACGCTATGCTATCATTAAGGCACATACTATGCAAATTGACTTTGTTTTTATTATAACGATACTTATTCTCTCTATAGTCATACACGAAGTGTCGCATGGCTATGTTGCCGAGTATCTCGGTGACCCGACTGCACGGCTTGCAGGAAGACTCACTCTTAATCCGCTCAAACACATTGATCCATTAGGTTCAATCATAATCCCTGCACTCTTGGTGATTTCAGGAGCAAATTTTCTTATCGGCTGGGCAAAGCCAGTGCCGTACAATCCGTATAATCTGCGCAATGGCAAATGGGGGGAGGCAATGGTCGCCGGTGCGGGACCACTGGTCAATGTTTTACTTGCTCTTGTTTTTGGTCTTCTTATTCGGTTTGGTATTGCATTTGATTTTGTATCCGCTTCCTTTGTAGAGTTTGCCGGTTATGTGGTATTCATAAATATTCTTCTCGCATTTTTCAATCTCATTCCGGTGCCACCACTCGATGGATCAAAGGTGCTCTCAGCAATTTTGCCGTATGGGCTTATGCAGCCATACATGCGCTTCCAGAATTTCATGATCCGCTACGGGTTTGTCGCAGCGGTGGGTTTTATCTTTATATTCATATTTTTCCTTTGGCCGTACTTTTTTGCACTTATCTCATTTCTCTTTACACTCATCACAGGGATTCCATTTTTCTAAAATATTGCATTCATAGTATTCATATAGTAGAGTAGTGTCACTGTGCATTGCGCAGTTTTTTAGTAAAATAAGGAGGATAAATGCTAGTATTCCCTGTGGGGATGTTTTGTTTATCAGACGTATAGCCAAAAATTTAGAGAGGACACATGTCAACCATAAATCAGCTCGTAAAAAAGAAAAGGAAAAAAATCGCCAAAAAATCCAAAGTGGTGGCTCTTAGCCGTGGTTTTAATACACTCAAGAACAGGCCGGCATTTTATTCGTCTCCATTTAAACGAGGCGTATGTATTAAGGTGACCACAAAGACCCCGAAAAAACCGAACTCTGCTATCAGAAAAATTGTGCGGGTACGTCTTACTAATGGTATGGAAGTAACTGCATATGTTCCTGGTATGGGGCACAATCTACAAGAACACTCAGTGGTGCTTCTGCGCGGAGGAAGGGTAAAAGACATCGGTGTTCGTTACACGGTGGTTCGTGGCAAGCTCGATACAGCGGGTGTGGAAAATAGAAAACAGGGTAGAAGTCTTTACGGTGCTAAAAAACAAAAAGGCGATTAACGCTATAATAATCCTCGTATGCGAAGAAAGATAAAAAATAAAAACAAAACAGCACCGGAAACAGTATACAATTCTGTAAAAGTTGCAAAATTCACAAACTCAATTATGAAAGATGGCAGAAAAAATGCCGCGCGCAAGGTTGTGTACAATGCATTTGATGAAATAAAAACAAAAATAAAAACAGATGACCCTACTGAGATTTTTGAAACAGCTCTGCGAAATGTAACCCCGACGATGGAGGTAAGATCTCGCCGTGTCGGAGGTGCCAACTATCAGGTGCCGAGAGAAGTTCGTCCAGAAAGGAGACAAGCTCTCGCTATGCGCTGGATAATCAATGCTGCGCGAGCAAAGAAAGGTTCTCCCATGTATAAAAATCTCGCCAATGAGCTGATTGCTGCAAGCAACAACGAAGGGGATGCAGTAAAGAAGAAAGAAAATACACATAAAATGGCAGAAGCCAATAAGGCATTTGCGCACTTTGCGTGGTAAAGGGTCGCTCGTGAGTGCTTGTGAAATGCACACATAAATTTTCTAATGAAAATTTGCATAGCTTCCTCTGCTGAGCTGCGCAAGGCATCTCATGAGCACCCATTGCGCTTTAATGGAAAAAGAATTGGTTGCGCGAGGTTTTGAAAATGAAACATCCTCGCTTTAACGAAAAATAATAAAAATATATGGAAAGAGATTATCCGCTGGAAAAAGTAAGAAATATTGGCATTATTGCCCATATTGACGCTGGAAAGACGACTATTACCGAGCGCGTTCTTTTCTATACCGGTGTCTCACACAAAATAGGCGAGGTACACGAAGGCGAAGCAGTGATGGACTGGATGGAACAAGAGCGAGAACGTGGAATCACGATTACATCAGCCGCAACCACTACTTTTTGGACACCCACATATGCAAAAGAAGGGGATGAAACACTCAAGCACAGAATAAATATTATTGATACTCCCGGACATGTGGATTTTACCGTTGAAGTTGAACGCTCTCTTAAGGTGCTCGATGGCGGCGTTGTGGTTTTCGACGGAGTTGCCGGTGTTGAACCGCAGTCAGAAACCGTCTGGAGGCAAGCGGATAAATACAATGTGCCACGCATTTGCTTTATAAACAAATTAGACAGAACCGGTGCGAGTTTTGACCGGTCATTCAAAACAATATTGGACAGGCTAACAAAAAATGCAATTAAGATGCAAATTCCAATAGGTGAAGAAGAAAAACATGAAGGAATAGTTGATTTGCTCACAATGAAGGCATACTACTTTGAAGGAAATATGGGGGAGAAAGTTCGGACTGGAGACATACCTCCAAATATGAAAGACGAAGCTCAAAAACTCCACAGTGAGCTCGTAGAAAAAATTGTTGAAAATGATGAAAAAGCAACTGAGGACTTTCTTGAAGGAAAAGAAATTCCCGTTGAGGATTTAAAAAGGATTTTACGAAAATCAGTCATTGGAAACGTATTGGTACCGGTGTTTACTGGTTCAGCACTTAAAAACAAAGGGATACAGCTTGTACTTGATGCGGTTATAGATTATCTTCCTTCACCACTTGATATACTGCCAATAAAAGGAATAGATCCAAAAACAGAAGAGGAAATAGAGCGAAAAGCATCCGATGATGAGCCATTTGCAGCACTTGCATTTAAACTCCAGACTGATCCATTTGTGGGGCAACTGACTTACTTTCGTGTGTACTCAGGAACGATAGAGGCAGGTTCATATATATATAATTCATCGACTGGCAAGAAAGAGCGATTGGGACGAATTTTGCGTATGCACGCAAACCATCGCGAGGATGTAAAGAAGGTCTATGCCGGTGAGATTGCCGCAGCAGTTGGACTTAAAGACACAAAAACTTCAGACACACTCTGCGACGAAGCACATCCGATAATACTAGACAAAATTGAATTTCCTGAGCCAGTGGTTCAACTTCGCATTGAACCGAAAACAAAAGCAGACCAGGAAAAAATGGGTATCGCGCTTAAAAAACTTTCCGATGAGGATCCTACCTTTAAGATAACGACAGACAAAGAGACTCTTGAAACTATTATTTCCGGCATGGGTGAGCTTCACCTCGACATTCTTGTTGATAGAATGAAACGCGAGTTTAATGTGGAAGCCAATGTTGGCAAACCGCAAGTAGCGTATCGCGAAACAATACAAAAAGAGGCGGAAGCTGAAACAAAATACATTAAGCAGACAGGTGGTCGTGGTCAGTACGGTCATGTCAAAATACGTATCAAGCCTTTAGTCCCACTTGAGGAAGGTGCAAAACTGCCTAAAAATGTTAAACGTGAAGACGGATTTGAATTCATCAACTCCATTAAAGGAGGCGTAGTACCAGCCGAGTACATTCCTGCGGTTCAAAAAGGAGTCAGAGAGGCAATGGATAGAGGCACTGTCGCGGGATATCCGCTGGTGGATATTTCATGCGAACTTTTTGATGGTTCATACCATGAAGTGGACTCATCTGAAATTGCATTTAAAATTGCCGCTTCGCAAGCGTTTCAAGACGCAGTAAAGCGGGCAAACCCAGTACTCCTTGAACCTATTATGAAAGTCGAGATAGTAACACCCGAGAAGTTTATGGGTGACATCACCGGAAACTTGAGTTCCAAGCGTGGGCAGATTGAAAGCACTGAGGAGCGCGGAATGCTCAAAGTGGTAAATGCAAAAGTGCCGCTTTCGGAAATGTTTGGCTACATCACAATCCTTCGCTCAATGACCGAAGGGAGGGGAAGTTCCACCATGGAATTTGACCACTATGCTGTTGTGCCCACCAACGTCGCCCAGACAATTATTGAGGTGAGAGGATAAACACAAACTTTATTTGTGTCGTCCTATCACTTCGCTTAAACGGGATGGTTTAGGAGCTAAACACAAAACTAAACCGCCAGTTCTGTGGCGGTTTAAGTATCTTCTAACTGATATTTAGGAGACTTCTTTTTTCTGTATATCTGTTTCAGTAGATTTGTTGCTCTAAGGCCACCTTTTCCCAAGGTTTTGTATGTATTAACAAGTTGGTTAAGACCCTTTTCTGCAATTGGGATGAGAAGCTTCTGTTTAAGCGTACGACTCGTTAATCCTTCAACAAACTCCTTATAGTCATTTCTTCGATCTCTAGCATATTGGTTTCGTGCATAGGTACTGAAGTAACGTACTTTAAAAACTTCAGCAACTTCCCTGAGGCTCAATCCCACTTCTTCGGCGGCGCGTTCGACTATTCGTGCACATTCGCCATCCACATAAATCACTCTCCAGAATGCCCCGTC
It encodes:
- a CDS encoding 50S ribosomal protein L28; amino-acid sequence: MAKTCPVTGKGSKVAGGYSNRTRATQFNPTPKVRRHPNLQKKKIYIPELKKSITLTLSTKAIKTINKKGAYVTLKKAGII
- a CDS encoding site-2 protease family protein — protein: MQIDFVFIITILILSIVIHEVSHGYVAEYLGDPTARLAGRLTLNPLKHIDPLGSIIIPALLVISGANFLIGWAKPVPYNPYNLRNGKWGEAMVAGAGPLVNVLLALVFGLLIRFGIAFDFVSASFVEFAGYVVFINILLAFFNLIPVPPLDGSKVLSAILPYGLMQPYMRFQNFMIRYGFVAAVGFIFIFIFFLWPYFFALISFLFTLITGIPFF
- the rpsL gene encoding 30S ribosomal protein S12; the encoded protein is MSTINQLVKKKRKKIAKKSKVVALSRGFNTLKNRPAFYSSPFKRGVCIKVTTKTPKKPNSAIRKIVRVRLTNGMEVTAYVPGMGHNLQEHSVVLLRGGRVKDIGVRYTVVRGKLDTAGVENRKQGRSLYGAKKQKGD
- the rpsG gene encoding 30S ribosomal protein S7, with product MRRKIKNKNKTAPETVYNSVKVAKFTNSIMKDGRKNAARKVVYNAFDEIKTKIKTDDPTEIFETALRNVTPTMEVRSRRVGGANYQVPREVRPERRQALAMRWIINAARAKKGSPMYKNLANELIAASNNEGDAVKKKENTHKMAEANKAFAHFAW
- the fusA gene encoding elongation factor G, translated to MERDYPLEKVRNIGIIAHIDAGKTTITERVLFYTGVSHKIGEVHEGEAVMDWMEQERERGITITSAATTTFWTPTYAKEGDETLKHRINIIDTPGHVDFTVEVERSLKVLDGGVVVFDGVAGVEPQSETVWRQADKYNVPRICFINKLDRTGASFDRSFKTILDRLTKNAIKMQIPIGEEEKHEGIVDLLTMKAYYFEGNMGEKVRTGDIPPNMKDEAQKLHSELVEKIVENDEKATEDFLEGKEIPVEDLKRILRKSVIGNVLVPVFTGSALKNKGIQLVLDAVIDYLPSPLDILPIKGIDPKTEEEIERKASDDEPFAALAFKLQTDPFVGQLTYFRVYSGTIEAGSYIYNSSTGKKERLGRILRMHANHREDVKKVYAGEIAAAVGLKDTKTSDTLCDEAHPIILDKIEFPEPVVQLRIEPKTKADQEKMGIALKKLSDEDPTFKITTDKETLETIISGMGELHLDILVDRMKREFNVEANVGKPQVAYRETIQKEAEAETKYIKQTGGRGQYGHVKIRIKPLVPLEEGAKLPKNVKREDGFEFINSIKGGVVPAEYIPAVQKGVREAMDRGTVAGYPLVDISCELFDGSYHEVDSSEIAFKIAASQAFQDAVKRANPVLLEPIMKVEIVTPEKFMGDITGNLSSKRGQIESTEERGMLKVVNAKVPLSEMFGYITILRSMTEGRGSSTMEFDHYAVVPTNVAQTIIEVRG